The stretch of DNA GAACGACATCTAAGACGCCGCCATCGTCCGCCATGACCGTAGTCAGCGCGATTTTCATCGACAGTTGCTCCACCAGACGTGCGCCGACGTCGCTGGTCCCTTCAACCGGAGCAAACTCCAAAACAATGCCCTAAAGAGGGACTACGACGCAAAAGCGCCGCCATCGCTCGATCCCAaggagatctagggtttcccccgtaGTTGCCCGCGCTGTTAAGGGCCAGACAAGGGTAGAATCCCGCGGATCTGCCCAGCTGCCGACGAGTCGCACCCACCACCGTGCCGACGACTGACCAGCGATCAATCCGGCCGCGCCGCCGCGAACCGATCCGGTCACACCGCCGCCGTCCCTGGCGGCCGCGACGCACCAGATCGCAAGGCCTCCTGCCGCAGGGAATCAACGTCGCCGAGGTGCCGCCACCACCCACCGTGGCGACCGGCCCGCCGCCACGCTCCGGCCCGGCGGCGCCGGCCCGCGCCAGCCCCACCCGAGCGAGAGGGCTCgagtccccgccgccgccggcgacggCTAGGCTTCGCCTGGCCGCGCCCTTGGatggcggcgagggaggaggaggaggagtgggaGAGGTTCGGCGGCGATGGGATCTGGGGCCTCCCGGTCGCCCACGCGGGGGGCGGCTCGGGAGGGAGACGTACGGGACGGGACGGGATCTCAGCACTAATAGGTCCTTATCTACCTCTCATTTTGAAAGCCCATAGATGACAAAAGTATTTATAGTCACTAGATGCTAGTACATGTAATTAAAGGCACATTTGGATCGATAAAATGCACAGGGAAGTGTGTCTCGAAGATCTTTTTGTGGCATCCAGATTGGCCACCACAATTTGGTAAAAAAATATCAAAAGTTTATGTATATGCCAAGTGGGGATGCTCTGGCATAGTGCTAGCAAAGTGTGGCACGCCACAAGTATGCCACTAACCAAACAGTGGCCAGAAAAAGGCAAATTCAGATGCGTTTTAACTTTTAACCAATGCACTGCTATATGTGCAAAGATTCTGCTAAACCTGGAATTGTTTTCTTTGATAACCAACTTTATGCTGAGCCTATTCCTTTTAGGTGTAGTTGTTTAGTTTTAAGAAAAAAAATCTAGTAAGGAATTGTGCAATGGAGCATGGCAAAACCTTAAGTCCAGCGAACCGGCCTGAAATCTTTGAAGAATAGAATCAGGGATTGGTCCATCTAGCTTGTTATTTGACAAGTCACTGAAAAATGATAGTAAAAATCATTCATCTAAAATTTAACAATCAACCACAAATGTAATCAGCACTACCATCAACCACAGATGTAATCAGCATGTAGACTTACAGAAATTTAAGTGACTGTAATTGATAGTCTGGAATAGCTCCCGTCAAATTGTTGTGTGATAAATCCCTATATATATCGTTATTAGGATCACAAAACATGTCAACATAATTTCATTGAGCCCATCAATATTATGTGGTGGGCGCCACTTACAAGTTTTCAAGCGATGTCATGTTCATGAATGATATGGCAAATCCACCCCTCAGTCTGCTGGTAGACAGATTTCTGCAAAACCAACTCATTTTAATACAAGTCATCTTAATCTAGTGATAGCATCAAGCTAACATGGATTTTGAAGATAACGTAAATATTTTTATGTGGTTCAGGTCTACACTAAATTACATGTGCTTTCGGGTTTCAACTAAATTACATGTGTTTTCAAAATGTATATGATATAAGTCCTGGTTATGCTCTTACACTGTGACAATCCTCGGATTCTGGTTGCTCTTGGAGTAGTCGCAAGTCAAACCTTCCCAAGAATACTCTCTTGGGGAGCATGAATCTCCATTCCAGTTTCTTTGTGCCAAATTGTAGTGCGTCTTGACTTCTTTTATATACTTGGCTACAACAGCAAAAGACAATGGAAACAAATATGCGCGGCATAAAGTAGCTGTATAAGTTGGGTATGGGCGGCTTATATTGTATGTTTTTAGAAGATGAAAAGATTAGCTTAAGAAGTTGCAATATCATTACATATATATccaaatattatcttatcatagaACTGATAATTGTACTAATTCATTTATCATCTATGATCTTCCCATGGCACATTGGTATCAATTGACCTTAAGAAGATGGCTTACTCAGGAGTTGAGTGTACAACTAAATCTGTTGGTTGATAAATTTAATCCTATTACTCTAGTAAAGATCGTGACAATGTCAACTGGAGTTTGTTAATCTTTAGGGGTCTAGACAGCGAGACCTCGGTCATTAGCATTGGAAACTGCAAGATGATCATGTGAATCTGTCATACATGGCAAATGTGCAATGCATGTGCAGTATGTAAATTAATCTTACCATCGTCAGAGTCAGTGGTGAGATTATCCATCCGGATGAGCGAGTACACCTCCAAAGCGTTGATGAGTGGTGGAAGACTCGAGCCGCTCGTCTTGTTCAAGGTGAAGAATACATCGGCGTTGTGCAGGAAGTGCCCAATCTTGTACTTGCTGTCCATCTGGAATCGCGGCGGGGAGAAGTCTGGAAACAGCAAACCTTCGGCGCTGTAGATGTCAAACCTCCTGCTCAGGTTGCTGTTGCTGATATCAGCAAAGTGAAAGATCGGGAGAAGCTGTAGGCTCTTGGGGTCTAGATTGAGATCCGCTGCCACGGAGATGCGCATGCTGGAGTTGTTCATGTCTACGGTCAAGGCCTTCTCGAAGATGGCTGACGGCATGCTGAAGAGATTGCTGCTGGGGAGGCTGTCCACTTTATTGACAGTGTCCAGGTTGATAAAGGGGTAGAGAATTTTGTCGTAGCTTTCCCAGAACCGGTCATAATCATCTGTTGGATATCTTCATGGCAAACATAGACAAGGAAAAATAGATAAATAGGCAGCACATCATGCTAATGTTTTGGTATTTAGTATTTACTTAAAAGGCACTTGCTATAGGATTTAGCAATCCCAACTTCGTATCACCTTGAGATTTAATTTTTGTTACGTATACAACTTAAACGTAATTGCAGGATCTAGAGCCAAACACTTTAAATGCATTCGATCTGAATTATGCCTGTAAATGGTTCTATATTTAGTTTTttttacccgcaaaaaaaaactAAATATAGAACCATTGACAGGCATGATTCAGATCAAATCTTATAAATTAATAATGGATGGAAGCCTCGTCTCACCTTGTGATAGGGTCAGCGACGTTGCCAAATCTGATCCGCTTAAAGTAGCTGATTGACATTGAAGTATTCACAAAAGGGTACATGGTATCTTGCAGTGGTCTCAGCTCCAATGAAGACACGAAGGGAGTCCCTGTACCGAAGTTTATCAGACAGACCAACAGGTTGTTGCCTGGAGCAACAGTGAGCACCTCCTTCCATATGGTGCTTGATGGATCCATATTTGTCAAGTTCACCCCCTCCCAGAAATTGACACCGATGTGGAGCCCAAACCGAAACAAAGACCCGTCCATAGTTCTGTTCAACCTATCGTAGTTGCCGTAAGTAAATGTGGCCCTCAATAGATACTTCTTGCCAATGGTGGATGGCAGTGTATAGCAATTCCTTGAGCCGTCAGGGAAGCTCCTCAGGTTTTTTTGTTGCTCATTCGCTACACCAGACATGAACTCTTCCAAAATTTCGTAGCTCAAACCGCCGTCGACCAATTCACCATCAAAACGATACAGTATTTTTAGAGTGTTGTCGATGTAGGCACTAGTGTTTGTGAATCCACAATCGATGTTTACGAATCCTGCATAATGGAGAGAGTAAGTATCAGTTTCACGTGCTCCGAGTTTAAGATCTACCGAGAGCATCTCTAGCCCGTCCCTCGTAATTTCATTTAATTCCCCATTTTTAGGAATTAAACTTTTGTCCATCAAGCCCATCCCTCAAAACTTAATTTCCCAGATAGTTTTTTTGCACACAAATTCATTTCAAACACAAATTGAAACTAGTTCATTGCATATGAATCAACGGTATGACATTAAACATCAGACCTAGATCATACTGAGTGAACTCAATTGTATACCCATGTGGCAGTAAATACTCCGTTGGATCTTGAAAATCTAACGGCCAGATTCACACGGATTCGCCACCAAGCTCACAACCGTCTCCTCTTTCTTTGTGGTTGGTGTCAGAAGACGGTAGTTGAAGACCCTAGAGTTCCACGCGCATACCTCTTTATGGCTGCATACAtcattctgatgcagaggccaggGGTAATCCTTTTTTTTTAAAACCTTTATTTTCTTCCCTGTGGGCACCATCCCGGTAATTCCTCTATCTATGACTATTTCTTGAACATGTCAGCACGTGAGGAGCCAAGCATAGCTATTCATAGGAGCGATTAGCCAATGACATCATAAGAGCATCACCGATTCGAGTACCTATAGTTAGTCCCGCTATTTTGAATGTAGAAGTACCTGATATGTTACATGCTTTTGCACGTAC from Triticum urartu cultivar G1812 chromosome 3, Tu2.1, whole genome shotgun sequence encodes:
- the LOC125545100 gene encoding senescence-induced receptor-like serine/threonine-protein kinase, translated to MAISFSWSASTKLTWTFALLLILLTTIQVHGQSTTDGFVNIDCGFTNTSAYIDNTLKILYRFDGELVDGGLSYEILEEFMSGVANEQQKNLRSFPDGSRNCYTLPSTIGKKYLLRATFTYGNYDRLNRTMDGSLFRFGLHIGVNFWEGVNLTNMDPSSTIWKEVLTVAPGNNLLVCLINFGTGTPFVSSLELRPLQDTMYPFVNTSMSISYFKRIRFGNVADPITRYPTDDYDRFWESYDKILYPFINLDTVNKVDSLPSSNLFSMPSAIFEKALTVDMNNSSMRISVAADLNLDPKSLQLLPIFHFADISNSNLSRRFDIYSAEGLLFPDFSPPRFQMDSKYKIGHFLHNADVFFTLNKTSGSSLPPLINALEVYSLIRMDNLTTDSDDAKYIKEVKTHYNLAQRNWNGDSCSPREYSWEGLTCDYSKSNQNPRIVTVNLSTSRLRGGFAISFMNMTSLENLDLSHNNLTGAIPDYQLQSLKFLDLSNNKLDGPIPDSILQRFQAGSLDLRLEGNPVCSNVKDTYCSKKKKKTTSTVLIAVIVPVVLVSLLVVMGILWKLYWKGKSGDDEDSAMYEEETPLHIDIRRFTYAELKHITNNFQSIVGKGGFGTVYHGTLENDDEVAVKVLMETSIAESTDFLPEVQTLSKVHHKNLVTLQGYCQNKKCLALVYDFMPRGNLQQLLRGGNYSLNWEQRLHIALDAAQGLEYLHELCTPSIVHRDVKTPNILLDKNLVGIISDFGLSRAFNDAHTHISTAAAAGTPGYIDPEYHASYQITVKTDVYSFGVVLLEIITGQPPLLMDPQTVHLPNWVRQKIAMGSIHDVVDKRLLDQYDASSLQSVVDLAMNCVENAAIDRPTMTVVATRLKGLLPAVSSEKQSASATPRRTYSMDSEIPRQFQLMISGASNGGSSFQSGYTNGMSQTSLFSGR